taggagttctatttgatcaagatatgtcctttagctctcacgtcaggcaaatttcaagaacggCCTATTTTCACCCTCGTAATATAtctaagatcaggaatatcctgtcgcaaaatgatgcagaaaaactagttcatgcatttgttaccttcaggttggattattgtaactctcttttgtcagggtgctctggtaagtctctaaagactcctcaactagtccagaatgctgcagcttgtgtactgactagaactgggaaaagggaccacattactcctgtgtttgcttctctgcactggctccctatacagtctagaatagaattcaagatccttcttctcacttacaaagctctaaatggccaggcaccatcttatcctAAGGAGCTACTAGGGCCATACTACCCTTTGAGAACATTACgttcccagaatgcaggcctgatAGTGGTACCTACCGTCTCTAactgtactatgggaggtaaagccttcagttatcaagcctgctggtggtacctacagtctctaaatgtactatgggaggtagagccttcagttatcaggctcctctcctctggaatcatccaCCAGtcagggtccaggaggcagacacactctgtacctttaagaatagacttaaaactttcctttttgataaagcttatagttAGGGCAAGTGCAGgtatggaccagctcctagttatgctgctatagttTTCGACTGCTGggtgaactggcaccttgagctctattctctccctctctccccctctctctgtgcattGACATTTAAGAACAATAATTTATCCTGTTGAAGGGAATGTCTCATACTTGAATTGCCCTTAGAAAGAAATTCTAACCCCTATCCTAACCCTTGTAGTGACAAATTGTGGGGATTATGGGATTATGGGATAGACTCACAAGCAAATACTCACATTTTATTAATTCAAACTAGAATTGTTGGTTTATGCTTGAAGGCCACTTCCTCATACAAATAATCCTTGCATGATAACATTGGACCACACATTTGAAAAAGGGAAATCACTCAACATGCAAGGGACAAATGGCCACAAATCCAACATTTGAATTCAGGCTATGTCCTGGAGGAAACTCATTGTTATGCTCTGTTGGAAGGAAAAAGCTTCCATCAAGTGAGACAGATACTGACTCAATTAAAAAACTGAATCAACTTTAAGCTTTAAGGTGAATCAACTTTAAGCTTTTACACCGACTTCTGTAGACGCAAAACGTTAAATCAAATTAACTCGATCTTTTTCTGAATATGAGCAATGTgtaataaaaatacacattattatgGTCCAGGAACCCAGGTGAAAATAAAATCTCTGCTGTGCATTTTCCATTAAACTCATCCACTTGTCATTGTGAGAAACTAAGTGCATACCAAAAGTGTCTTACTTTGGAATAACTATAAATAAGTGTTCTTTATTTCAATGGAACCAATAatgtaaacctttttttgtaGATGGAATGAATTACCTttaataaaacctttattttcaTGTGTGATATACAGTACTCTCTAGCTATTGTCTTTACATAATGTGTTACTTTTATATGAATCCATTTAGACTTTTATAGTATATCAGTTCATCATCGATTAACaagcatttttttcaaaagcctTAAATATAAGAATAGCTCAAAATTTCTGTTCGAACAAATCGATAATATTCTGATAAAGTGTGGACTACAGAAACGCAAGGAATACAATGGAGAAATCCTTcatgcatattatcccatatcatcttttgtaaagcgtcgcAAGATAACATTCATTCATGGTTATGAATTGGGACTATccaaatattgattgattgaatgattgaatgattgaatgattgaatgattgaatgattgcttgattgattggttgattgataaacaaaaaacagtagaaatacatttgattgtaTTTTTGAATTTCAGCATATAATATAGAGGAAAGTTCATCAAATCTCAAAGATATTGACTATTTGGATGCTTTTGCCAATCGTAGAACCCTGCTTaagcaaactttaaataaaagtgtattaTGGGGAAAAATAGCCTCAATAAAATGCATGTTATCTGTAAGTGTAAAAATAGTTGACTCAAACAGGGAtcggtctgtctgtctgtgtgtgtgtgtgtgtgtctgtctgtctgtctgcctgtctgtgtgtctgtctgcctgtccgtctgtctgtgtctgtctgtgtgtctgtctgtctgtctgtgtgtctgtctgtctgtctgtgtgtgtgtgtgtgtgtctgtctgtctgtctgtctgtctgtctgtgtttctgtctgtctgtctctgtgtgtctgtctgtctgtctgtctgcctgtctgtctgtgtgtgtgtctgtgtgtgtgtctgtctgtctgtctgtctgtctgtctgtgtttctgtctgtctgtctgtctctgtgtgtgtgtctgtctgtctgtctgtctgtctgtctgtctgtctgtctcttaagatctcaagaaaaaaggtttttccATCATGTTAATAATGCACTATGGGGTGCTGATAgcacagtggttagagcgcgcaccccatgtgtggaggctatggtcctccaagcgagcggcccgggtttgagtccgacctgtggctcctttcccgcatgtcattccctactctctctccctgatttccatctctatccactgtcatatctctctaagaaaaggcacaaaatgcccaaaaataaatcttaaaaaattaaaaaaattaaatgtactATAACTCTGCATGTTGCCATGATGTGCTTAGATCAGTATTTCACACAGAAAATGCATATTACAATTGTATCcatattttaattaattgaCTTTAACAAACAATTTACTTGacatgatttacattttaagattCTAAggtatttaaaacatttacagtaacaAGATGTAAATATGTCTCTTTACAGGAAAACTGCAATAATCACAAGAACATACAAGTTTATTCATTCAAAAGCAAAGGTAAAAATCATCTCAACAGCTCTTTCTTCAGTTATTAAAGTTAGCCCTGGAAGTGTTTATACACTGATGACTGGTTCAATAATGTATATGTTTACTTTATTGAGTGCAGAAATGTACATTTCCCTGTACAGTTTGTTGTCTTACATGTGACTTGCATGCTAAGTAATTCAACAAAATAAGCTATTAGTACTTTTTTTAACTACATTACTATTTTTCTCCATATGATTCtaatatttttcctttttgaaaatACATTACTGAACTCTCTACATGTGAGTAGTAATACCATTCATATATTTTAAGAATGACACTACAGCCAGTGAATGAGTAGATTAGGGGGGCAAATAAACTGTATTTGTTGTGTATGAAATACATCGCTATAGGCTGTGtctaaaagtaataaaaaatcCTACTAGCACATCAAAGGCTCACaattaacatattttattatGTTAATATATTCTTTGTTGTGGTAAATTCAACCTTTACCAATACCTGCAAAAATACGTTTTTCCATCAATAGGAACCTCACAAAATACAGAGTGAAGAGTTCGACATTCACTATTACTGATTTAATGTGTCagctatataaaaaaaacatactataATGAGTTTCATGCAAAGGACTGATTttagatatacatttttttaaacaatatttgtTGATGCATTACAACAACATAATTAAACtatgataacaaaaaaaacataaagctgtTCTCAAagcacacaaaaatacacacatacaaatgttAACCCTCTTGTAATATTTATTATGGCCTGaagtttttctttcagtttattaagACATATTTACTTAGTTACTGACTCATTGTTTTTGTATAATTCTGAATGAGACCTTGGAAATGCTgctgtgtatttttgtgtggtTGAAAAATAATGATATAACATTTTGGGAGGAAATACCACAACAGGAAGCAGTAAAGGCTGGAGAGAACTGCCAAAGCATTAAGAGTTTGGATGTACTTGCCATGGTAAAGCATGTATTCAGTAGCAAAGATGATCCAGGTGAGTATAAGCAGGAGTAAGCAGAAGGTTATCGCTTTGGCCTCATTGTAATTTTTTGGGAGGTCTTTCCCCATGTAGGAGAAAATGAAGCACAGGAAGCACAAAAATACAAGTAAAATCACAGAAATAGAGGTTGCGTCAAGGTCAATTTCACAACTAAGTATGATTTTGTCAGGGTACACAACTGTTTCATTGTAGGGCCTGGGGGGAGAATAAAAATAGCCAAAAAGGAGTAAGAATGCCTGTGTAACAAAAGCCACTGTGATAATCAGCCATTGTCCATGATACTTCATCCACCAACTGTAGAGCTTTGGGAACTTGGCggccattttgaaaatgcaaacaaTTTGAAAAGAGCGCACAACGAAAGAAGCCAAACAAACCGTGTAGAACAAAAGGAATGGCAAGAACCTTAAAATACAAGAGGAAGTTGTTGGCGTACCAAAGTAAAAGAACACACTTAGACTACACAGACTGAGGCAGCCTAAAATGAGGAAGCACATTGGTCCACCAGCAGATCTGACTACAGGGGTGTTGTAGTTGATGGCAAAGAGAACAGACATGGCAAGTGAGAGACCCACCAAGGCCACAGCCCCGAACATGATCAGTACAGCTCCGATGTCTGTGAATGGGATGTACTCCACTGACCGCAGATTGCATGATGTACTTCCTGGTTCAGACCATTCTGTGTATGTACAATTGATGCATTTGTAGGGATCCTCTGTTTGATACAGAAGAAGGACAGATGTCCAAAAAAGTTTTGGGTTAATTGAAAAATCATCAGAGGTTGACATTTTCAGCAAATTATCTTATTGGTTGTTTTCTATGGGGTTGGTACTCAACTGGATATATTTTCACAAGAAAATAATATATTGCATAATGACAGACCCTGCGATGTATAAGATATGTGATATTTTACTGATCAGGGATGAGAATAGTAATAAAGTGCTCAGTGTTAATTGTTTAGTAGGATCCCCTCTCTTTTGGGGGATTTGAGGTCTACAGCTCCATCTTACTCGACTTGTTCCATTTTAAATCCTTGTTGCTTTAAGACATTCTTTTCTTTCTACATTCTGATTAATACCCATCAAGTTAAGAATGGCAGCAACACTTTCAACACTTTCTTCATCTTGTCTTTAATAATTTACCTGTCATGTTGATATAAGTTCCGTTCAGACAGATTTCACAGTTGAAACAGCATTTGTGGATTCCATTTTGCATTTTAGCATATCCAGCAGCACATTCTGGTGAACACAGTGCAGAAGGTACCTGAACAAGAAAAACTGTTAAGCATCCAAGTAACCCAAAACAAAATCCTGTGAAGGATTCATTCCCTAAGAGAGAAAGTACAGCTTTTACTTCTCccaaaaggatttaaaaaaaatatttgtatttcttcttttaccttttttttcaaacttgtcTACATAATAGTATTGTATATTCATTACTTTAactaaatcatttattttttgcccCAGTTCTTACCTCTATCCGGATGTAAGCACAATAAATGCAATGAAAAAACTTAAACCCCTTGAATGTGTATTTGTCCAATGGAGCCGATTCTGTTTCAAATTAATCAAAGTGTACTGTTTAAAGCTATATACTGTACTTAAAGAACTGCATTTGACCATACACTTAATAACAACTTACTTCTCCCTTTGTGTACCACTGGATTCTACTGCTGTTGATGAAGAAATTGACTGGAGTTTGAAATTTGTGAAAGCCGATCTCCTCTGCATCACCACTGTTATTCCAAAAAACGATGGAATAGGATCCAAACTTGGGGTCACCATACTCATCAAACTCAATACTTTGGTTTAAAAGTGTAAACTTTAGCTTCTTCAGCTCTGCAAGGACCTGATGTAAGTACACAAAATTCAAATCATTGGCATGTGTTCATGAAGGAATTATGATAACGTCTGTGTTGAATATAAATGGAAGGAGAAGTGTGAATTCCTGCAAGCATAAAGAATAGTAAAGTATTCCTTCCTGTTTCTTTCCTGCAGAGATTTTAATATAGTTCATATCATTACTATCAACATGTTACACTTACTGGTGAAAAGATGAATATGCTATATTATAAATAATACAGCTGTGATGACAAAACCTCTTTCTCCAATACTTGAAACAACTAAGACGTGTGGTCTACAGTTTAtgctttcataaaaaaaattgtttttaatgtattaatGATGTGTATACTTGCCATGTGTGGGTACAATGTAGTATTGCGATTACAACTGTCGGATCCACATTGCAAGGCCTTGTGTAATGCATGTGCGATGGCATACACAGCAGAATACACAGAAAAGGAGTAAGATGGGTCCACAGAAATAACCGTCTCTGCACTCAGGCCACTGCAGTTGCAAAACTGATTACAAAACGtgctttcttctgtgttgatgATCGGTTCAGAGTCACAATGAGTCTTGCTTTTGGTTGAATAGATAAAATCACTGAATCCAGGTATCGACACTACTGGTTGAGAAATTCCAAGTACAGTTCCAATATGTTGTATTCCTTCCTCCTTAGGAAGCCACTTGTTTAAGGACCAAGTGTCACCTGCTATCCACACCTTGTTTGTGATATTCAGTTTTATGGCTGACATAACAAGATCTTCAGCGGTTTTCCTTGGAACGAAAACAACAATGATGACGTTGATCCTCTGAGCCTCTATCTGTTTGAACATTTGTGAGTAATTTGTTTGGTAGTTGATACTTTTGGTGTATGCCAGGCAGATCTCAGTATCCTTGATCCTCTTTATGAAAATGTCCAGTCCATTAATGCCAAAATCATTATCAGTGTTAAGAAAAGCAACCCAGCGCCAGTTGAAGTGCTGTATGATGTTAACAATCACGTCTATGATGGCTGTATTGGAAAATACTGTTCTTAGGAAAGAGGGGAATTTTGCCTTTTCTGAAAAGAAAGAACTACCAGCTCCATAACTGACCTGTTTGAAGGGAAGTAGATAGAATACATGAATTCTTTTCAAGGTACACCCTGTTTCAAGAGTACAATATATGACATTTTTCAATACCTCTTATGAATTCACAATttaatttctacatttttggAAAATTGTGCAAACACCGTAAACACTTACCATAGGAATGAGATCCACCATGAAAAGTGGTGCTACAGTCGTGATGTCAGTGCTGGTATAAGGGCCAACTACTGCAATGACATTGGGTACTTTAGACAGATTTTTGATTGGTTCGCTCCAAGGTTGAATCAAGCCATTAACTGAGAGGAGTTTGAAAAGTCCTGGGAAGTTTAATGTATTTGAGCAGTGGTCAAATATCTCATAGCCAAGAGATACATTTGGCAGCAGGTTGGTTGAATTATTAATTTCCTCAATAGAGAATCTCATCAACTGAAACCTCCGATAACTTGTAGGATCAAAGCTTTCACTGCGGAAAGAGATGGGACAGCTGAAAAAGGCTTCAGACCTCTATGAAGATGACATGTCATACAGCAGCTCTAAAGTGAAGCAATTCACTAGATTAACTCAACGGTTGGGCTTTTACATGTTTCACAGTGGTATATGATGTTTTTGCATTTAGAGTTTGTCTATAGTTTGGAATACATCAGACTCACCTGGTACAGTCGATTGCTTCAGGTCTGTCATTGTAAGCAGGGTCGAGGACATGATGAACATCAAAAATTCCACCCATCAGATAATCTCCTTCCAAATTAAACTCTGAGGCGTGGATAGTGCATTGTGGCAAAGCATGTAGAAGTTCAAGAACACATACAAAAGTAAGAGCATGCATCATTGTTGTAATTTCCAGTCTGATGTGAACTCTTATGGTACATCTACCTTTAATAAGCAATGCATTGCTTGAAATGGAAAAGCCACAGAGTTCATTTACATGCACTTGAATGCATGGCTTCCGATGCTAGACATACTTGTGGTTGTGGAGAATACACAAATCAGTATGCTCTCCCTCCTCTATGGTGACCCTACATTGAATTTATAAATTATAATAAGAAAGTTATGGAGAGCTTAATTTAGGGATCTAGAAATTTAGGGAGGTAGTTTAAATTGGCAGCAAAGGTTGAGAAAACTGGATTTTCAGATTGGAGCTCATGTCACTGCAAAGCATTGAGTACATAGAGGGAGGCAAAGGGAGATGGCAAGGACGAGAGCAGCATTTCTTACTAATATCTTAAAGTTAACTAAGCAGTTCCTTGGCGAAAAGAGAACCAACCCGCTTGAAGTGCTTCAGAGATGCCATAAACAACAATGTCAAGGGCACTTACAAATACTCAATAAAAGAGAAACCTCATGTTCCATAATAACATTTGTTACGGCGTTCTAAACCAAAATAATTAAACCATCAACAACATGGAGACCGAAAACATGGGTACACCACACAAATTGAAAGATTTAAACCCAGTGCTTTATTTGCACAAATTCCCCCCAAAATACTCAAAACATAAAGAATAATcccaagaaaacaaaagggaCTGCAAACCCCCggccaaaaagaacaaaagatgaAAAGCTGCTGTGCCAACAGTAAAACTGCCTAAGAAGTAAATtaactcataataataataatatttgggCAAGGGCATGAGGACCAAATTTGGGCTTTGAAGGTGAATTAAGTTATTTTGATTTATATATCATACCTGAAATCTGAACAAACATTGTTATATCAAAATAATATGATGCCAATTTAATTTTAACTACATGTAAGAGATATGTGAAATGACAGAAGCATCAATGCCAAATCCAGCATCATTTTCTTCACTCCCTTTGACAGGCTTCTTGGTGGTTAATATTTATTGTAACAAATATTGTAAGAAGTAATAAAAAACCAAAGGTATATGAATTTATATTAAAcaatggaaaagaaagagttcaatgttatttaaaaaaaagtaagcagCAATGTAAGCAGACTTTAGGTTGAGATAAAGATACAAGTTCAACTGGGTTCACAAGCAAATGCATGCAAACGAACAAATTAATTCAACCCAGTATGTTTGGTTTATGCTAAACTGTAGCATCCTCTTACAAATGAGCTTTGCATGGCTTAAGCTTTGGTCAGACAACTCATTTGAAAGGAGATCATTTGCAATTATTGTGTGGATGAAACTGATGGATGATCTGACCATGACCTGGTCTCCCACCAAAGTTTGAATCCTGGCAATCTCCTGAGGGAAGGACAGAACTTTAGTTCTACTTGGTAGTAAACAAAGGACCCTCATCTACAGGACAGATGGGTTATGGGGTAATTTGTAGTCAATCAAAAGTGTCAACAAAAACTTTTACAAAAGTGATGAGATGTGGGTGAAGTTCAGTTTTGGagtcattttttcttttcaaacttaACATCTAAGAAATGACTTCCTAATCAATAGTGTATCTgttaatgtgacattttaaacttaACAACACAATTTGTTGACATCCACAAAGGATGATTAATACCAAAacataataatacaaaaaaa
This region of Labrus bergylta chromosome 12, fLabBer1.1, whole genome shotgun sequence genomic DNA includes:
- the LOC109993168 gene encoding taste receptor type 1 member 1-like — translated: MHALTFVCVLELLHALPQCTIHASEFNLEGDYLMGGIFDVHHVLDPAYNDRPEAIDCTSESFDPTSYRRFQLMRFSIEEINNSTNLLPNVSLGYEIFDHCSNTLNFPGLFKLLSVNGLIQPWSEPIKNLSKVPNVIAVVGPYTSTDITTVAPLFMVDLIPMVSYGAGSSFFSEKAKFPSFLRTVFSNTAIIDVIVNIIQHFNWRWVAFLNTDNDFGINGLDIFIKRIKDTEICLAYTKSINYQTNYSQMFKQIEAQRINVIIVVFVPRKTAEDLVMSAIKLNITNKVWIAGDTWSLNKWLPKEEGIQHIGTVLGISQPVVSIPGFSDFIYSTKSKTHCDSEPIINTEESTFCNQFCNCSGLSAETVISVDPSYSFSVYSAVYAIAHALHKALQCGSDSCNRNTTLYPHMVLAELKKLKFTLLNQSIEFDEYGDPKFGSYSIVFWNNSGDAEEIGFHKFQTPVNFFINSSRIQWYTKGEVPSALCSPECAAGYAKMQNGIHKCCFNCEICLNGTYINMTEDPYKCINCTYTEWSEPGSTSCNLRSVEYIPFTDIGAVLIMFGAVALVGLSLAMSVLFAINYNTPVVRSAGGPMCFLILGCLSLCSLSVFFYFGTPTTSSCILRFLPFLLFYTVCLASFVVRSFQIVCIFKMAAKFPKLYSWWMKYHGQWLIITVAFVTQAFLLLFGYFYSPPRPYNETVVYPDKIILSCEIDLDATSISVILLVFLCFLCFIFSYMGKDLPKNYNEAKAITFCLLLLILTWIIFATEYMLYHGKYIQTLNALAVLSSLYCFLLWYFLPKCYIIIFQPHKNTQQHFQGLIQNYTKTMSQ